GGAACACTTTCAAATTTGAACGGCACTGGTTTCCGCGACTTCTTCAATGGCCTGCTTGGCGGCAATGGATATACTGCAGCTTACATATTTTTTGTCTTGACCGTAATTGCAAACTTTGCAGTTATGTGGCGAGGCATATCAGGCGGTATCGAAAAAATGGCTCGTGTCGCAATGCCGATGTTGTTCATATTTGCGGCAACGCTTGTCATTCGCACCCTGACACTTGGCTCACCAGTGCCTGAACACCCCGAACGAAACGTACTCAACGGACTTGCTTTCCTATGGAACCCGCAGCTCGACAGGCTCTCTGAGAGCAAAATATGGCTGGCTGCTGCAGGGCAGGTGTTTTTCACATTGTCGGTCGGCTTTGGAGTTATATCCTGCTATGCATCCTACCTGCGCAAGAACGACGACATAGCGCTTTCGGGTCTATCGACAGTGACATTGAATGAGACAGCCGAGGTGGTCCTTGGCGGCTCACTCGCCATTCCTCTGGCATTTGCATTCTTAGGCGCCGGGGCTGTTACAGCAATTGCTAAAGAAGGGCCTTTTTCGCTCGCGTTTGTGACTATGCCTATGATCTTCAAGAGCATGCCTTTCGGCCAGGTCCTCTCGACCATATGGTTCATGCTGCTCTTTTTTGCGGGAATCACATCTTCTGTTGCGCTTGCTCAAGCGGCAGTTGCGTTCATGGAAGATGAGATTGGCTGGGCAAGAGAGAAGGCTGTTGCGGCGGTGTGGTTTGTGATATTTGCCTGCGGGAACCTGATAATATTCGGACCTGGAGTGATGGGTGAAGTCGACTTTTGGGCAGGGACAGTGGGTATAGTAATTTTTGCGTTGATCGAAGTGATACTTTTTGTATGGGTCTTCGGAGCCGACAAGGCCTGGGCCGAGATCAACCAAGGCGCGGATATACGGCTTCCGAAGATCGTCTATTACGTCTTGAAATACATTACTCCGGTCTATTTGGCTGTATTGGTTGTCGCGTGGATCGCACAAGACGGTAAATCAGCCGCATTAATGCGTTCGGTTCCCGCTCCAGAAGTGCCATGGCGCTGGGCTGCCAGGCTGCTGATGGTGTTAGTGATAGCTACATTGGCATTTTTGATACGTCGATCCAGGCACTTGAAGCAAGATGAGGCAGGTGGCAAAATATGAATGATTCTGCAATAAAGCTGACTACTGCGGGCTGGATATTCATGTTATGCACATGGGCAGTTGTTCTGACGGGCGCCGGGCTTTGCATTCACAGGATTATGGCTGTAAAAGGCAAGCAGAAATCGTCTGATGTACAGACAAAAAGTGATTAGGGTGGGGGATCAATACTGCAGTTTCGACAATTTTTTGCCGAATACTACTTCTGGGACTCAGGATTAATTGACCCCGGGATTATGCTCGTGATATACTTGAAGTCGATGGAATAATAAGGAGGTCCCAGCGTGGCGAGAAAGATTCTAGCCGTTGATGATGAGAAGCACATTGTTCGCTTAGTTCAGGTGAACCTTGAGCGGGCTGGGTATGAAGTTGTTACCGCTAATGACGGTAAAGAGGCGCTCGAAAAGGTCGAGTCAGAGAGACCCGATCTGATGGTCCTCGATGTCATGATGCCCTATATGGACGGGTTTGAAGTGCTGCAAAATCTGCGCAGAAACCCTGCCACACGAGATATCCCGGTTATTATGTTAACCGCGAAGGCACAGGATGCGGACGTATTTAAGGGTTGGCAGTCTGGTGTCGACTGTTACCTGACCAAGCCGTTCAACCCAATGGAACTGCTCTCCTTTGTAAAGAGAATTTTCGACTCGATGGATGGCGGACCAAATGGTGATGTCCGATACGAGATCAAGCTCTAGTAATTGACTTCAGACTTAGGAATCGTGGCTTGAACACACTCTCGCGACTGCTCCGCAGCGCCGTTATGTTTCGCCACGAAGGGAACGAAAATGCCCTGCATTTTCGAGGAGAACGCGCTGTGAGTGACAAAAAAACAATTGCTATAGTTTTAGGCACAATTGTCGGTGTGGCTGCAGTGGCCACGGCTGTTGGTGTCTATGTCTCCAACCACAATGAGCCTGAGATGCGCAACATCAACGATGTATTTGAAAAAGCTAAGCAGACAGTGCGCAAACTTGATGAAGCCGTTGAGAACCTGCGTAAATCAGCAGCCTGACAGATTATATAGAGCAATAATTATGAAATAAGAGGCAGAGGGTATTAATCCTCCGCCTCTTATTCATTTATACCGATTTACACCTTGGTTGTGATGAGCGCGACGCACCATAATATATGTTATGTTAACCAGCATCTCTTATTACACCTATCCCTCGAAGCGTTTGTCTAATAATAGGCAAATGGGTGTGATATCACAAACTACATTCGTATGTTAAGATCATCGTTGTCGGTAGTGCATCTACCGTCTTTTGTTACTCCCACAATCTGTGTGGAATAACCCGATCTTCGCACAGCCAGACTACCACACTTCGGGCAATATGTGTTCTCACCGGTCTCGGTGCGCATATTGCCGAGATAGATAAATTTCAGCCCTGCTTGTTTGCCTATTCTGACTGCAGCTTCCAAAGTCTCCGGTGGAGTCGGTGGAACGTCAGAAAGCTCACCATATGGGAAGAATCTGGTGACATGCCATGGCGTATTTGTGCCCAGATAATCGGCAATCCAGCGGGCAGTTTTAGTCAAATTGTCCGCGCTGTCATTCCAGCCTGGGATTATATTCGTCACACATTCGACATGCATCCCCCACTCTGTTCTTGCACGGACAGTCACATCAAGAATGCCTTGCACCGACGGCACTTTTATCAACTGCTTGTAGAAGTTATTGTCCATCGACTTAATATCCACTCGATACACATCAAGGTACGGTCCGATGAGATCAAGGGCTTCTGGCGTTGCGTAACCGTTGGTCACATATACCGTGTATAGATCATTTTCCTTACAGAGCTTTGCGCAATCAAGGGTGTAATTCAACCAGATTGACGGCTCATTATACGTCCATGCTATGCCTTCGCATTGATTTTCTTTTGCCAATCGCACCAACATTTCAGGACTCACGCCGGTCTTGCAATAACCTGCAGACTCAACAGCATCTGCATATGCTATCTCCCAATTCTGGCAGAAAACACATCGGAAATTGCAGCCCAGTGTTCCTACTGAATAACAAAGACTGCCCGGCTTATAATGAAACACCGGCTTCTTCTCTATAGGATCTGCAGCGGAGGAGGATATGACTCCATATATTGTGTCATAAAGTTTGCCATCATAGTTGACTTTCGTACGACAGTATCCCACCCCGCCGTCCGATATTTGGCATCTGCGCTGACATATATTGCACCTTATTTGTCCGTAGTCCAAATTTTCAGCTAAAAGTGCTTCTTTCAGAGCGCCGGCTGATCGCAGAATTTCAATTTGCGTTTTCAACGCATCACCTTCTTAAGCTAACGGTCACACAACCGCCATATATTTGCACTAAAGACTTGCATTTTTATGCCGATAATAATATCGTGGAAATACGTCGATTAGCCAAAACAATACAATTTATTGTTACTCAGAATGTCGCACTTATCCTTGTTACCATACTTATGCTTGGATTAACCTTGTACGCTGCCGCCTACCACAGCTTGCTTGAAACCACATTCATTGGTATGGTATGTGCTTGGTGCATATTCCTCACAGTGCGGGGACTTCGTAATAATAACGATAAGGAGGCGAATGAATGCAATGACGAGGCTGCTTCGAATGCTCTGAGTAAGCTGCGTCAAGTGTTCGCCGTCATGTCCAATTCTGGTCCGCATGCCCGCATGTGTGACGTAAAGACCGGCATCCTTTCTGCTGCAAAAGATGCGCTTGACACAGATCTTGTAGCGCTTTTTACAATAGACCCATGCCTTGGAGGCATCGAGTGCGTATGCACTGATGAAGTCAGCGGAACACTGCAAGCTGCATTTCTCAGCCTGGCCGGGAATTTGGTGACAGATAGAAATACCAGCGACACCCTCGTTATCGATAGCAAATCGGCTGGCCCGGACAATGAGGCCATGCATGACCTTATAGATAGTGGTGTCGGAATAGTCTTGGCTTGTCCAATCAGGTCTGAGGTTGGAGCAAGCGGCGCGATTGCAGCTTTTTATCCATCTGATCATAATGTCAAAAACCTCATCCATCTTATAGAAGCTGTGGCGGCACAGGCTTCTGCGATGATTTCATATGCCCTGGCTATCGAGCAGTCTTCCAGCTTACTTGATGACCTTGCCGGCGCAAATCAAGAGCTTTCAGTACAAGCCACGATCGATGGGCTTACAGGACTTGCAAACCATCGAACATTTCAACAGACTCTGCATGAGATGTGTCGTCATACATCATCAACACGGGGCAACCGAAAGTTCTGTCTGGTCATGGCGGATGTCGATAATTTTAAAATTTACAACGACACTCATGGTCATCAGGCTGGTGATGGCGTTTTGAAGACAGTCGCCAGAGTGATGAATGCGAAAGTAAGGCAGGGAGACCTGGCAGCACGCTATGGCGGTGAAGAGTTCACTCTTCTTCTTAAGGGAGCAGATAAGGAAGAAGCACAAACAATTGCAGACAGGATCAGGAGTTCTGTCGCAACACAATCATATGATCGCGGCACCATTACTATAAGCATGGGAATAGCAGAATATCCCACAGACTCCAGCGATGTCAGTGAATTGATCGAAAAGGCTGACAGAGCGCTATATCATGCAAAAATCACTGGACGCAACCGTATAGTAGTATGGGGAAGCGCAAGCACAGTAGATGATGATAATGTATGTGGAACAAATTCGACAAGCCGTGCACGTAAGAAGATCCTGGTCGTTGAAAATCCAAACGAACGGCATGCCGATGATATCTACAAGACACTCGTCACACAATCATGCGATGTAAGAGCAGCCGCTTCTGCATCAGAGGCAATTGAGGTTCTGCGCACTCAAGTTTTCGACATATCATTTGTGAGCATAGAGGCTCTGCCGAACGGAAGTCTTAGAGCATTAAGCGATATAACATCTATTCATCCACAGATGCCGGTAGTCTTGGTAACTCAAAGTCACCTCTTGGAAGAGAGTCGAGAAGCACTTCAGCGCGGCGCATCAGACGTGCTTCTCAGGCCGTTCAATCCGGCTGAACTGCCTATACTGGTCGAGCGAAATGTGGAGAGATGCCGTCTTGAGCGCGAAAGAATGGCGCAAAAAGGCATCGGCCTAATGCTGCAATCCATAGATGCGCTTGTATCTGCAATCGATGCAAAAGATCACTATACAGCCGGACACAGTCAACGGGTAACCGGCTTGGCGCTCGCAATAGCCGATGAACTCAACATCCCCGCGCAGGAGCGCAGCGCATTGGAATTCGCATCTCGCCTGCACGATATCGGAAAACTTGTGCTTCCTGACAGCGCTCTCAACAAGCAAACACAGCTCAACGAACAGGAGTGGGCAGCCATGCGGCAGCATCCTGTAATGGGTTGTAAGATTGTCGGAGCTATTGATGAACTAGCTTATGTAAGCACCATCATAAGACATCATCATGAGCGGCTAAATGGAACAGGATACCCAGACGGCCTGCGAGGCGAGGCAATTCCCTACCCTTCTCGGATAATAGCAGTCGCAGATGCCTATGAAGCGATGACGTCAGAACGTTCATACAGAGCAAAAATATCGTCTCAGGAAGCATTCGATGAGCTAACTCGCAACATCGGAACGTTTTACGCACCTGAGATCGTTAAGGCTCTTGGCAATGTGCTTATGTCATCTGGTGAACTCTGCCAGAAACATCAGCGCAGAGCAGCATAGCTCTACTGTTTCTTGCCATAGAACGGTATTGTCTTTTATCAGTTGTTTATGCGCTAAGTCTATAAGCGACTCTGTGCAAACGCAAAAAAGCCCGAAGGCAAATTGCCAACGGGCTTAGGTTTGCGATATTTAATTTTTATTATTCTTCGTGAACTGCCGCCTTTTCAATAACTCCCTCGAGCATAAAGATAGGAGCTTTGGCTCTTAGAGCAAGGGCAATCGCATCACTAGGGCGGCTGTCTACATCAACGACCTTGCTCTCGTGGGCAATTGTGACTTTCGCATAGTAGGTCTTGTTCCACAAATCATCTATCAAAACCCTCTCGACGCTGCCCCCCATGCGATTGATCACATTGTTGAGCAGGTCATGAGTGATTGGACGATCAGCCGAGGCACCATCCAGCGCAAGTGATATCGCCATAGCCTCGAATTTACCGATCCAGATCAAGACTGAACGCCCTCTGGCATCTTTGAGCAGCACAAAGTAGTTAGTCGGCTGAACACCTTCCTGTTCCTTGTGCTCATAGACACCCATAACCTTGACTTCTCTGGGCTCAAGGCTGCTTTCGTCTTCACCTGTGTTCCCTTCACCGCTCAAGGACTGCGGAAACAGTTCTTCCGGGTTTTCATCTTCCTCGAATCCAAAATTTTCAGCCAATGATGCTACCCTTTCTAAAATACACTGGGTATCATTACCCCATCAGCATGTGTACTAATCTATATCGTTGCTCTTAAGAGTTTTATCCACGATCTGTAGAAATTCCTTGTTGGATTTCGTATGTTTTAGTCGATCGCGCAGCAGTTCGGTCGCCTCAGCGGTATCCAGAGCAGCCAGCAGCCTGTGCAACTGCCATACTCGTTTTAATGTATCATCATTGTAAAGCAGTTCATCATGGCGAGTACCGGACTTCTTCGTGTCGATTGCAGGGAATATTCTTCTCTCGGCAAGATTTCGATCCAGTACCAGTTCCATGTTACCCGTAGCCTTGAATTCTTCAAAGATCGCATCGTCCATGCGGCTTCCTGTCTCGACAAGAGCTGTCCCTATGACTGTAAGGCTCCCGCCTTCTTCGATATTTCTGGCAGCGCCGATGAAGCGCTTAGGTCTATATAGGGCGCTTGGGTCAAGACCACCGGATAGGGTCCTTCCACTTGGGTTTACAGTAAGGTTCGATGCTCT
The nucleotide sequence above comes from bacterium. Encoded proteins:
- a CDS encoding response regulator, encoding MARKILAVDDEKHIVRLVQVNLERAGYEVVTANDGKEALEKVESERPDLMVLDVMMPYMDGFEVLQNLRRNPATRDIPVIMLTAKAQDADVFKGWQSGVDCYLTKPFNPMELLSFVKRIFDSMDGGPNGDVRYEIKL
- a CDS encoding diguanylate cyclase — protein: MLGLTLYAAAYHSLLETTFIGMVCAWCIFLTVRGLRNNNDKEANECNDEAASNALSKLRQVFAVMSNSGPHARMCDVKTGILSAAKDALDTDLVALFTIDPCLGGIECVCTDEVSGTLQAAFLSLAGNLVTDRNTSDTLVIDSKSAGPDNEAMHDLIDSGVGIVLACPIRSEVGASGAIAAFYPSDHNVKNLIHLIEAVAAQASAMISYALAIEQSSSLLDDLAGANQELSVQATIDGLTGLANHRTFQQTLHEMCRHTSSTRGNRKFCLVMADVDNFKIYNDTHGHQAGDGVLKTVARVMNAKVRQGDLAARYGGEEFTLLLKGADKEEAQTIADRIRSSVATQSYDRGTITISMGIAEYPTDSSDVSELIEKADRALYHAKITGRNRIVVWGSASTVDDDNVCGTNSTSRARKKILVVENPNERHADDIYKTLVTQSCDVRAAASASEAIEVLRTQVFDISFVSIEALPNGSLRALSDITSIHPQMPVVLVTQSHLLEESREALQRGASDVLLRPFNPAELPILVERNVERCRLERERMAQKGIGLMLQSIDALVSAIDAKDHYTAGHSQRVTGLALAIADELNIPAQERSALEFASRLHDIGKLVLPDSALNKQTQLNEQEWAAMRQHPVMGCKIVGAIDELAYVSTIIRHHHERLNGTGYPDGLRGEAIPYPSRIIAVADAYEAMTSERSYRAKISSQEAFDELTRNIGTFYAPEIVKALGNVLMSSGELCQKHQRRAA
- a CDS encoding sodium-dependent transporter, which produces MDAIKGRERWASRFGLILAMAGNAIGLGNFLRFPVQAAAYGGGAFMIPYFVALLLLGIPLMWVEWAMGRLGGTKGHGTAPGMFEMLWKSRAAKYFGLLGIALPLCVVMYYTCVESWTLAYCCFSADGTLSNLNGTGFRDFFNGLLGGNGYTAAYIFFVLTVIANFAVMWRGISGGIEKMARVAMPMLFIFAATLVIRTLTLGSPVPEHPERNVLNGLAFLWNPQLDRLSESKIWLAAAGQVFFTLSVGFGVISCYASYLRKNDDIALSGLSTVTLNETAEVVLGGSLAIPLAFAFLGAGAVTAIAKEGPFSLAFVTMPMIFKSMPFGQVLSTIWFMLLFFAGITSSVALAQAAVAFMEDEIGWAREKAVAAVWFVIFACGNLIIFGPGVMGEVDFWAGTVGIVIFALIEVILFVWVFGADKAWAEINQGADIRLPKIVYYVLKYITPVYLAVLVVAWIAQDGKSAALMRSVPAPEVPWRWAARLLMVLVIATLAFLIRRSRHLKQDEAGGKI
- a CDS encoding bifunctional nuclease family protein; this translates as MAENFGFEEDENPEELFPQSLSGEGNTGEDESSLEPREVKVMGVYEHKEQEGVQPTNYFVLLKDARGRSVLIWIGKFEAMAISLALDGASADRPITHDLLNNVINRMGGSVERVLIDDLWNKTYYAKVTIAHESKVVDVDSRPSDAIALALRAKAPIFMLEGVIEKAAVHEE
- the amrS gene encoding AmmeMemoRadiSam system radical SAM enzyme, with translation MKTQIEILRSAGALKEALLAENLDYGQIRCNICQRRCQISDGGVGYCRTKVNYDGKLYDTIYGVISSSAADPIEKKPVFHYKPGSLCYSVGTLGCNFRCVFCQNWEIAYADAVESAGYCKTGVSPEMLVRLAKENQCEGIAWTYNEPSIWLNYTLDCAKLCKENDLYTVYVTNGYATPEALDLIGPYLDVYRVDIKSMDNNFYKQLIKVPSVQGILDVTVRARTEWGMHVECVTNIIPGWNDSADNLTKTARWIADYLGTNTPWHVTRFFPYGELSDVPPTPPETLEAAVRIGKQAGLKFIYLGNMRTETGENTYCPKCGSLAVRRSGYSTQIVGVTKDGRCTTDNDDLNIRM